A window of the Kosakonia radicincitans DSM 16656 genome harbors these coding sequences:
- a CDS encoding beta-glucoside-specific PTS transporter subunit IIABC, which translates to MNYQDTAQQIINRIGGKDNILSLFHCITRLRFLLKDNDKADRAALEALDGVIGVNISGDQFQLIIGNDVAPLCDALLAKLPGVSSGGAVQHGKRRNPVSVLLEGLSSIFSPIIPAIAGAGILKGVLALVVAMQWLETSNQTYQILLAISDGVFYFMPLALAFSAANKFGANPYVAVALAAALFHPAIQALFKSGAPINFMHLPVPTVNYASTVIPILLAIWLLSRVEKLIDRIMPGVLKTMFVPLLSLVIVTPITLIAIGPLGIFAGNALSGGIIWLVENAGIVAGVVVGGTLSMIIITGMHYVLVPIMINNISTLGFDPFKILFYIANLGQAGAAFGVFLRARDKKLKSLALTTSFSAAMGITEPAMYGINIRYKRPFAAALIGGACGGGVAMAMGVKTYAFALSGLPGLPALVGPTFLWALVSIAISFVCAAVVTVILGFEETVVAGVSPMSVARTEEKLFAPVSGELKPLNALSDPVFADEIFGKGLAIYPTSGELRSPVNGKVESLFETHHALALQSDTGAEILIHIGIDTVKLGGKHFTSHIAVGQSVEVGDLLVSFDLAALKAAGIDPSVIVVVTNSEQYGDISPVKVQGDVASRDAFLTLTATAA; encoded by the coding sequence ATGAATTATCAGGATACCGCGCAGCAGATCATCAACAGGATCGGCGGCAAGGACAATATTCTGTCGCTGTTTCATTGTATTACCCGTCTGCGTTTTTTACTCAAAGATAACGACAAGGCCGATCGCGCGGCGCTGGAAGCGCTGGATGGCGTGATAGGCGTCAATATCTCTGGCGATCAGTTTCAGTTGATTATCGGTAACGATGTGGCCCCACTGTGCGACGCGCTGCTGGCCAAATTACCCGGCGTCTCGTCCGGCGGCGCTGTGCAACATGGTAAACGCCGCAACCCGGTATCGGTGCTGCTGGAAGGGCTGTCCAGTATCTTCTCGCCGATCATTCCGGCGATTGCCGGAGCCGGTATTCTGAAAGGCGTCCTGGCGCTAGTGGTCGCGATGCAGTGGCTGGAAACCAGCAACCAGACCTACCAAATCCTGCTCGCCATCAGCGACGGCGTGTTTTACTTCATGCCGCTGGCGCTGGCTTTCAGCGCCGCCAATAAGTTCGGCGCAAATCCTTACGTGGCAGTGGCGCTGGCCGCCGCCCTCTTCCATCCTGCAATTCAGGCGCTGTTTAAATCCGGCGCGCCGATCAATTTTATGCACCTGCCGGTGCCAACCGTGAATTATGCCTCAACGGTGATCCCGATCCTGCTGGCCATCTGGCTGCTGAGCCGGGTAGAGAAGCTGATTGATCGCATCATGCCCGGCGTACTGAAAACGATGTTTGTGCCGCTGTTGAGCCTGGTGATTGTCACGCCGATTACGCTGATTGCCATTGGCCCACTGGGGATTTTCGCCGGTAATGCGCTCTCCGGCGGCATTATCTGGCTGGTGGAAAATGCCGGCATCGTGGCGGGCGTAGTGGTTGGCGGCACGCTGTCGATGATCATCATCACCGGCATGCACTATGTGCTGGTGCCAATCATGATCAACAACATCAGCACCCTGGGTTTCGATCCGTTCAAAATCCTCTTCTATATTGCCAACCTGGGCCAGGCGGGTGCGGCCTTTGGCGTGTTCCTGCGGGCGCGGGATAAAAAGCTGAAATCGCTGGCGCTAACCACCAGTTTCAGCGCGGCCATGGGTATTACCGAACCGGCGATGTACGGCATCAATATTCGCTATAAACGCCCGTTTGCTGCCGCGCTGATTGGTGGCGCGTGCGGCGGCGGTGTTGCCATGGCGATGGGGGTGAAAACCTACGCCTTTGCGCTCAGCGGTCTGCCCGGTCTTCCGGCGCTGGTCGGCCCGACATTTTTATGGGCGCTGGTCAGTATCGCCATTTCGTTTGTCTGCGCTGCGGTTGTCACGGTGATCCTCGGATTTGAAGAGACGGTGGTAGCCGGGGTCAGCCCGATGTCGGTGGCACGTACCGAAGAAAAACTGTTTGCCCCGGTGAGCGGCGAACTGAAACCCCTCAACGCCCTTAGCGACCCGGTGTTTGCCGATGAGATTTTCGGTAAAGGGCTGGCGATTTATCCCACCAGCGGCGAGCTACGCTCTCCGGTTAACGGCAAGGTGGAATCCCTGTTTGAAACCCATCACGCACTGGCGCTGCAAAGCGATACCGGCGCGGAGATCCTCATTCATATCGGTATCGACACGGTAAAACTGGGTGGTAAGCACTTCACCAGCCACATCGCCGTCGGGCAGAGCGTCGAGGTAGGCGATCTGCTGGTGAGCTTTGATCTGGCGGCGCTGAAGGCCGCTGGCATCGATCCGAGCGTGATTGTGGTCGTCACCAACAGCGAACAATACGGCGATATCAGCCCGGTCAAAGTACAAGGCGATGTCGCCAGCCGGGACGCATTTCTCACACTGACCGCGACAGCGGCGTAA
- the ybiB gene encoding DNA-binding protein YbiB, with translation MDYRKVIKEIGRGKNHARDLDIDTARGLYAQMLNGEVPDLEMGGILIALRIKGEGEAEMRGFYEAMQQHTLALTPPVAKPMPIVIPSYNGARKQPNLTPLLAILLNKLGFPVLVHGVSADPTRVISESIFTLLGIEPTLHAGQAQAKLEGHHPVFMPVHALCPPLEKQLAMRWRMGVRNSAHTLAKLVTPFKTDAALRLSSVSHPEYLTRVGKFFADIGGRALLMAGTEGEVYANPQRCPQINLIDAAGERILFARNDAAEQVALEGVAKDAESTARWIEHCLAGREAIPESLKIQLACCLVATGESATLEEGLARVAQSF, from the coding sequence ATGGATTACCGTAAAGTTATCAAAGAGATTGGTCGCGGAAAGAACCATGCCCGGGATCTGGATATTGACACCGCGCGTGGTCTCTATGCGCAGATGCTGAACGGCGAGGTGCCGGATCTGGAGATGGGCGGCATTCTGATTGCGCTGCGCATTAAAGGCGAAGGCGAGGCGGAAATGCGCGGCTTCTACGAGGCGATGCAGCAGCACACGCTGGCGCTGACGCCGCCGGTGGCCAAACCGATGCCGATTGTTATTCCCAGCTATAACGGCGCGCGCAAACAGCCTAATCTCACGCCATTGTTGGCTATTCTGTTGAATAAGCTGGGTTTCCCGGTGCTGGTGCACGGCGTCAGCGCCGATCCCACGCGCGTGATTAGCGAAAGTATTTTCACCCTGCTGGGCATTGAGCCGACGCTGCACGCCGGGCAGGCGCAGGCGAAGCTGGAAGGCCATCATCCGGTCTTTATGCCGGTACACGCGCTCTGTCCGCCACTGGAAAAACAGCTAGCGATGCGCTGGCGCATGGGCGTGCGCAACAGTGCGCACACGCTGGCGAAGCTGGTAACGCCGTTTAAAACCGACGCGGCACTGCGTTTATCCAGCGTTTCTCATCCCGAATACCTTACGCGGGTGGGGAAATTTTTCGCCGACATCGGTGGCCGTGCGCTGCTGATGGCGGGGACGGAAGGGGAAGTGTATGCGAACCCGCAGCGCTGTCCGCAGATCAACCTGATTGACGCGGCGGGCGAGCGGATCCTCTTTGCGCGCAACGATGCCGCCGAGCAGGTTGCATTGGAAGGCGTGGCAAAAGATGCAGAGAGCACGGCTCGCTGGATCGAACACTGTCTTGCCGGGCGCGAAGCAATACCGGAGTCACTAAAAATTCAGCTGGCCTGTTGCCTGGTGGCAACCGGAGAAAGCGCGACGCTGGAAGAGGGGCTGGCGCGGGTAGCACAGAGTTTTTAA
- the dinG gene encoding ATP-dependent DNA helicase DinG: MALTAALKAQIAAWYKALQQQIPDFIPRAPQRQMIADVAKTLAGEEGRHLAIEAPTGVGKTLSYLIPGIAIAREEQKTLVVSTANVALQDQIYSKDLPLLRKIIPDLRFTAAFGRGRYVCPRNLAALASSEPDQQDLLAFLDDELTPGSKEEQKQCATLKADLDSYKWDGLRDHTDKAISDDLWRRLSTDKASCLNRNCHYYRECPFFVARREIQEAEVVVANHALVMAALESEAVLPEPKNLLLVLDEGHHLPDVARDALEMSAEITASWYQLQLDLFIRLVATCLEQFRPKTLPPLATPERLNAHCEELFGLISSLNNMLNLYLPAGQEAEHRFAMGELPDEVMAICQRLAKLTEMLRGLAELFLNDLSEKTGSHDIVRLHRVILQMNRALGMFESQSKLWRLASMVQASGAPVSKWATREVREGQLHLLFHCVGIRVSDQLEKLLWRSVPHIVITSATLRSLNSFNRLQEMSGLKEKAGDRFVSLDSPFNHVEQGKIVIPQMRYEPLIENEEQHIAEMATWFREQVESKAHPGMLVLFASQRAMQLFLSYVADLRLLLLVQGDQPRYRLVELHRKRIDAGERSVLVGLQSFAEGLDLKGDYLTQVHIHKIAFPPIDSPVVITEGEWLKSLNRYPFEVQSLPSASFNLIQQVGRLIRSHGCRGEVVIYDKRLLTKSYGKRLLDALPVFPISQPAMPDVIVKKPVKKPEQKRRKRR, translated from the coding sequence ATGGCTCTTACTGCCGCGCTAAAAGCGCAGATCGCCGCCTGGTATAAGGCGTTGCAACAACAGATCCCGGACTTTATTCCCCGTGCGCCGCAGCGGCAGATGATTGCTGATGTCGCGAAAACGCTGGCGGGTGAAGAGGGCAGGCATCTGGCGATCGAAGCGCCGACCGGCGTCGGGAAAACGCTCTCTTATTTAATTCCGGGTATTGCTATTGCCCGCGAAGAGCAAAAAACGCTGGTGGTCAGTACCGCCAACGTGGCGTTGCAGGATCAGATCTACAGTAAAGATCTGCCGCTGCTGCGCAAAATTATCCCCGATTTACGTTTTACCGCAGCGTTTGGCCGTGGGCGCTATGTCTGCCCGCGCAATCTGGCTGCGCTGGCCAGCAGCGAGCCGGACCAGCAGGATCTGCTGGCGTTCCTTGATGATGAGCTGACGCCGGGCAGCAAAGAGGAACAGAAGCAGTGCGCGACGCTGAAAGCCGATCTCGACAGCTACAAATGGGACGGCCTGCGCGATCACACCGATAAAGCCATCAGTGATGATTTATGGCGTCGCCTCAGTACCGATAAAGCCAGTTGCCTGAACCGCAACTGCCACTATTACCGGGAATGTCCGTTCTTTGTCGCGCGGCGTGAAATTCAGGAAGCGGAAGTGGTGGTAGCGAACCACGCGCTGGTGATGGCGGCGCTGGAGAGCGAAGCCGTCTTGCCGGAGCCGAAAAACCTACTGCTGGTGCTGGATGAAGGCCATCATCTGCCGGATGTGGCGCGCGATGCGCTGGAGATGAGCGCCGAAATAACAGCGTCCTGGTATCAGCTACAGCTCGACTTATTTATCCGGCTGGTGGCGACATGCCTGGAGCAGTTCCGGCCGAAAACTCTGCCGCCGCTGGCGACGCCGGAGCGGCTCAACGCCCACTGCGAAGAGCTGTTCGGGCTGATTTCATCATTGAATAACATGCTCAACCTCTATCTTCCTGCTGGTCAGGAAGCCGAACACCGCTTTGCTATGGGCGAGCTGCCGGATGAGGTGATGGCGATTTGTCAGCGGCTGGCGAAGCTAACAGAGATGCTGCGCGGGCTGGCGGAGCTGTTCCTCAACGATTTAAGCGAAAAGACCGGTAGCCACGACATTGTGCGTTTGCACCGGGTGATCCTGCAAATGAACCGTGCGCTTGGCATGTTTGAAAGCCAGAGCAAACTCTGGCGGCTGGCCTCAATGGTGCAGGCTTCCGGTGCGCCGGTATCGAAATGGGCGACGCGCGAAGTGCGGGAGGGGCAGCTACATCTGCTGTTTCACTGCGTAGGCATTCGCGTCAGCGATCAGCTGGAGAAGCTGCTGTGGCGCAGCGTACCGCATATTGTTATCACCTCCGCCACGCTGAGGTCGTTGAACAGTTTTAATCGCCTGCAAGAGATGAGCGGCCTGAAAGAGAAAGCGGGCGACCGATTTGTCTCGCTGGATTCGCCTTTCAATCACGTTGAGCAGGGGAAGATTGTTATCCCGCAAATGCGCTACGAACCGCTGATTGAAAATGAAGAGCAGCATATCGCCGAAATGGCGACCTGGTTTCGTGAGCAGGTGGAAAGTAAAGCCCATCCGGGGATGCTGGTGCTGTTCGCCAGCCAGCGCGCGATGCAACTGTTTTTAAGTTACGTGGCGGATTTACGCCTGCTGCTATTGGTGCAGGGCGATCAGCCGCGCTACCGGCTGGTGGAACTGCACCGTAAACGGATCGACGCGGGCGAGCGCAGCGTGCTGGTTGGCCTGCAATCCTTCGCCGAAGGGCTTGATCTGAAAGGCGATTACCTGACACAGGTGCATATTCATAAAATCGCCTTTCCGCCGATTGATAGCCCGGTGGTGATCACCGAAGGTGAATGGCTGAAGAGCCTCAACCGTTATCCGTTTGAAGTACAGAGTTTGCCCAGCGCCTCGTTTAATCTTATCCAGCAGGTCGGCAGGCTTATCCGTAGCCACGGTTGTCGCGGCGAAGTGGTGATTTACGATAAGCGCCTGTTGACCAAAAGCTATGGAAAACGTCTGCTTGATGCGCTGCCGGTGTTTCCTATTTCCCAACCGGCAATGCCGGACGTTATAGTGAAGAAACCGGTGAAAAAACCAGAACAAAAGCGCCGCAAGCGCCGTTAA
- a CDS encoding glycoside hydrolase family 1 protein, with product MAFSKAFPEGFLWGGATAANQLEGAWNVGGKGLSVSDVYTFDINTPRERWLDQWLGMTHAQIREAQDPGSKKYYPKRKGNDFYHHFKEDIALFAGMGFKCFRMSIAWTRIFPRGDETTPNEAGLKFYDEVFDTLLAHGIQPIVSLSHYEMPLALVTDYGGWPNRQLVDFYVRFATTVFTRYRKKVKYWMTFNEINCVKHHPYVSVGVIEEDNPHLEQDKYQGAHHQFVASALATKACHAIIPGSQVGCMISYQMLYPHTCHPDDLQACEEMQRVSLFFSDVQAHGYYPAYTDRMLAEKGVTLQKVVGDDEILRQHPVDFVSFSYYMSSTVSAHPEKREIAEGNMVTGGIRNPYLPTSQWGWQIDPKGLRLALNQLYDRYQKPLFIAENGLGAIDTVNPDGSIDDDYRIDYLRQHVEQMQEAIGDGVDLFGYTWWGPIDVVSAGTAQISKRYGFIYVDQDDMGNGTQARSLKKSYHWYKKLIASNGEDLRD from the coding sequence ATGGCATTTTCGAAAGCATTCCCGGAAGGATTTTTATGGGGCGGCGCAACAGCGGCGAATCAACTGGAAGGCGCATGGAATGTGGGCGGCAAAGGGCTTTCCGTTTCTGATGTCTACACGTTTGATATCAACACGCCGCGGGAGCGCTGGCTCGATCAATGGCTTGGCATGACGCACGCTCAAATACGCGAAGCGCAGGACCCAGGCAGTAAAAAGTACTACCCGAAACGCAAAGGCAACGACTTTTACCACCACTTTAAAGAGGATATCGCCCTGTTCGCCGGAATGGGTTTTAAGTGCTTTCGCATGTCGATTGCCTGGACGCGCATCTTCCCGCGCGGCGATGAAACCACGCCGAACGAAGCCGGGCTGAAATTCTACGACGAGGTGTTCGATACGCTGCTGGCGCACGGTATTCAACCGATTGTGTCGCTGTCGCACTACGAGATGCCGCTGGCGCTGGTGACCGACTATGGCGGCTGGCCGAACCGCCAGTTGGTCGATTTCTACGTACGTTTCGCCACCACGGTCTTCACCCGCTACCGCAAAAAAGTGAAGTACTGGATGACCTTCAACGAGATCAACTGCGTGAAACATCACCCGTATGTCAGCGTTGGTGTGATCGAAGAGGACAACCCGCATCTCGAACAGGATAAATACCAGGGCGCGCACCATCAGTTTGTCGCCAGCGCACTGGCCACCAAAGCCTGTCATGCCATTATTCCCGGCTCGCAGGTCGGCTGCATGATCAGCTACCAGATGCTCTATCCGCACACCTGCCATCCGGATGATTTGCAGGCCTGTGAAGAGATGCAGCGCGTGTCGCTGTTCTTTAGCGACGTACAGGCGCATGGTTACTACCCGGCGTACACCGATCGCATGCTGGCGGAAAAAGGCGTCACGCTGCAAAAAGTGGTCGGTGATGATGAGATCCTGCGCCAGCACCCGGTCGATTTCGTCTCCTTTAGCTACTACATGTCGAGCACCGTTAGTGCGCACCCGGAAAAACGGGAAATAGCGGAAGGCAATATGGTGACTGGCGGCATCCGCAACCCGTACCTGCCAACCAGCCAGTGGGGCTGGCAGATTGACCCGAAAGGGCTGCGTCTTGCCTTAAACCAGCTCTATGACCGCTACCAGAAGCCGCTGTTTATTGCCGAAAACGGTCTCGGCGCGATCGATACCGTCAACCCGGACGGCTCTATCGACGATGATTACCGTATCGATTATCTGCGCCAGCACGTGGAACAGATGCAGGAAGCGATTGGCGACGGCGTCGATCTGTTTGGTTACACCTGGTGGGGGCCGATTGACGTGGTCAGCGCCGGAACGGCGCAAATTTCCAAACGCTACGGCTTTATCTATGTTGACCAGGATGACATGGGCAACGGCACGCAGGCGCGCTCGCTGAAGAAAAGCTATCACTGGTACAAAAAACTGATCGCCTCTAACGGCGAAGACTTACGCGATTAA
- a CDS encoding DksA/TraR family C4-type zinc finger protein: protein MASGWANDGAVQQQIDSTIEDAVARARRDLPHGESLLTCEECGEPIPEARRKAIPGVRLCVTCQQEKDLHNSTFSGYNRRGSKDSQLR, encoded by the coding sequence ATGGCTTCAGGCTGGGCAAATGACGGTGCGGTACAGCAGCAGATCGACAGTACGATTGAAGATGCCGTGGCGCGCGCCCGTCGTGATTTACCCCACGGTGAAAGCTTGCTGACCTGCGAAGAGTGTGGCGAACCGATCCCGGAAGCGCGTCGTAAAGCGATTCCAGGGGTGCGCTTATGCGTTACCTGCCAGCAGGAGAAAGATTTACATAACTCTACATTCTCAGGATATAATCGCAGAGGATCGAAGGATAGCCAGTTACGTTGA
- the ybiJ gene encoding DUF1471 family protein YbiJ: protein MKTIKYAVAAIALSTLSFGAFAAQSVTAAQAESLDKIGVVSAHGATTLDGLEAKLAAKAQAAGASGYSIISAAGNNKLSGTAVIYK from the coding sequence ATGAAAACCATCAAATATGCTGTTGCTGCTATCGCGCTTTCTACCCTATCTTTCGGTGCCTTTGCTGCCCAGTCTGTGACCGCCGCACAAGCCGAAAGCCTGGACAAAATCGGTGTTGTTTCTGCTCACGGCGCAACCACGCTGGACGGTCTGGAAGCCAAACTGGCTGCCAAAGCGCAGGCTGCTGGTGCCAGCGGCTACAGCATCATCTCTGCTGCCGGCAATAACAAACTGAGCGGCACTGCGGTTATCTACAAATAA
- the rlmF gene encoding 23S rRNA (adenine(1618)-N(6))-methyltransferase RlmF: MNAQKPGLHPRNRHHSRYDLDALCVANPSLRDFITANPKGESTIDFAEPQAVKALNKALLAHFYGVREWDIPKGFLTPPVPGRADYLHHLADVLAESNEGQIPAQASVLDVGTGANCIYPLIGHHEYGWRFTGSEINDAALTSAQAIISANPGLSRAVRLRRQKDPSAILAGVIHKNEQYDATLCNPPFHDSAQSAQAGSERKRRNLGQAASDAANFGGQQQELWCEGGEVAFICKMIAESQQFARQVLWFTSLVSRGDNLPELYRALTQVGAVKVMKKEMAQGQKQSRFIAWTFLDETQRKRWAQSRFKG, from the coding sequence ATGAATGCCCAGAAGCCGGGTTTGCACCCGCGTAACCGCCACCACAGCCGCTACGACCTTGACGCATTGTGCGTCGCGAATCCGTCATTGCGCGACTTTATCACCGCTAACCCAAAAGGCGAGTCGACCATTGATTTCGCTGAACCGCAGGCGGTGAAGGCTTTAAACAAAGCGCTACTGGCGCACTTCTATGGTGTGCGTGAGTGGGATATCCCCAAGGGTTTTCTCACCCCGCCGGTGCCAGGACGCGCCGATTATCTCCACCATCTGGCTGATGTGCTGGCAGAGAGCAACGAAGGGCAGATCCCTGCGCAGGCCAGCGTGCTGGATGTTGGCACTGGGGCGAATTGCATCTATCCGCTGATTGGTCACCATGAATATGGCTGGCGTTTTACCGGCAGCGAAATTAACGATGCGGCGCTGACCAGCGCGCAGGCGATTATTAGCGCTAATCCGGGGCTGAGCCGCGCGGTTCGTCTGCGTCGGCAAAAAGATCCGTCAGCAATTCTTGCTGGCGTTATCCATAAAAATGAGCAGTACGATGCCACGCTCTGTAATCCGCCGTTTCATGACTCGGCGCAGAGCGCGCAGGCGGGCAGTGAGCGTAAACGCCGTAATCTGGGGCAAGCTGCCAGCGATGCCGCCAACTTTGGCGGTCAGCAGCAGGAGTTATGGTGCGAAGGTGGCGAAGTCGCTTTTATTTGCAAGATGATTGCGGAGAGCCAGCAGTTCGCCCGCCAGGTGCTGTGGTTCACCTCGCTGGTCTCGCGTGGCGATAACCTGCCCGAGCTGTATCGCGCACTGACGCAGGTAGGTGCGGTGAAGGTAATGAAAAAAGAGATGGCCCAGGGTCAAAAGCAGAGCCGCTTTATCGCCTGGACTTTCCTCGATGAGACCCAGCGTAAACGCTGGGCGCAGAGCCGCTTTAAAGGGTAG
- the licT gene encoding BglG family transcription antiterminator LicT, with translation MLVKQILNNNVVSAIDDRGFEVILTGRGLGFNTQNGAIVNEQAIEKIFHLQDSQVSARFKDLISEVPVEIVQLTADIVTLARSQLSHKLSEGLYVTLADHLHFALQRNEKHEQLPNPLEWEVRHFYTAEYALGRQAIGMVVARTGQLLPDSEACSIALHIVNAGLNDSMGKTTQITRLIYQLQNIVKYFFSLPLDEHSLNYQRFITHLKFFAQRVIDGVVLNNDDEELFAMVQRRYQTTLKCVDAINEFVGKNYHHTMSNSEKLYLTVHIENVVQRAEPN, from the coding sequence ATGCTGGTCAAACAAATCTTAAATAATAACGTGGTCAGCGCCATCGACGATCGTGGCTTTGAGGTTATTCTGACCGGGCGAGGGCTGGGTTTTAATACGCAGAACGGCGCCATCGTTAACGAACAAGCCATCGAGAAAATATTCCATTTGCAGGATTCGCAGGTCTCTGCCCGTTTTAAAGATCTGATTAGCGAAGTTCCTGTCGAAATAGTGCAACTGACCGCCGACATTGTCACGCTGGCCCGCAGCCAATTGTCGCATAAATTAAGCGAAGGTTTGTACGTCACGCTAGCTGACCATCTGCATTTCGCGCTACAACGCAATGAAAAACATGAGCAATTGCCGAATCCGCTGGAGTGGGAGGTACGCCATTTTTATACCGCTGAATATGCCCTTGGTCGCCAGGCGATTGGTATGGTGGTGGCGCGCACCGGGCAATTATTGCCTGACAGCGAAGCCTGCAGTATTGCGTTACATATTGTGAATGCCGGGCTGAACGACAGCATGGGAAAAACCACGCAAATCACACGGCTTATTTATCAACTACAGAATATCGTTAAATACTTTTTCAGCCTGCCACTCGACGAGCACAGCCTGAATTACCAACGTTTCATTACCCATTTAAAATTTTTCGCCCAGCGGGTGATTGATGGGGTGGTGTTAAATAATGACGACGAAGAGTTATTTGCCATGGTACAGCGCCGCTATCAGACCACCCTGAAATGCGTCGATGCCATCAATGAGTTTGTCGGCAAAAACTATCACCACACCATGAGCAACTCGGAAAAGCTCTATCTGACCGTGCATATCGAAAACGTGGTACAGCGGGCAGAACCCAATTAG
- a CDS encoding flavin reductase family protein: MYFYEPAKGHGLPHDPLNAIIGPRPIGWIASLDGKGQRNLAPYSFFNCFNYRPPIIGFASSGWKDSVRNITETKEFVWNLTTRDLAVRMNETSASLPHGEDEFTRAGLTPVAGRIVSAPRVAESPVNFECRLSQCIQLTTADGSAIDSWLVLGEVVAVHIDESLLENGIYQTAKAQPVLRAGGPSAYYGISEAQRFDLIRPDNR, encoded by the coding sequence ATGTATTTTTATGAACCGGCGAAAGGCCACGGCCTGCCGCACGATCCGCTGAATGCGATTATTGGTCCGCGTCCTATCGGCTGGATTGCCTCGCTGGATGGCAAAGGCCAGCGAAATCTTGCGCCGTACAGTTTCTTTAACTGTTTCAATTATCGCCCGCCGATTATTGGCTTCGCCAGCAGCGGCTGGAAAGATAGCGTACGCAATATTACTGAAACCAAAGAGTTTGTCTGGAACCTGACGACCCGCGATTTAGCAGTGCGGATGAATGAAACCTCCGCGTCGCTGCCCCATGGCGAAGATGAGTTTACCCGTGCAGGCCTGACGCCCGTTGCCGGTCGTATCGTCAGCGCGCCGCGTGTGGCGGAAAGCCCGGTCAACTTCGAATGTCGCCTCTCCCAGTGTATTCAACTGACCACCGCCGATGGCAGTGCCATCGATAGCTGGCTGGTGCTGGGCGAAGTGGTCGCGGTACACATTGATGAATCGCTGCTGGAAAACGGCATTTATCAGACCGCAAAAGCACAGCCCGTGCTGCGCGCGGGCGGCCCGTCGGCCTATTACGGGATCAGTGAAGCGCAGCGCTTTGATTTGATCCGCCCGGATAACCGCTAA